A stretch of the Anaerolineae bacterium genome encodes the following:
- a CDS encoding FtsX-like permease family protein, producing AVGAHDSDILLQFLVEALMLCFLGGLIGVGLAYSLAALLGQVPTFTFTVLIQPDSLVLALGFSLLAGLIFGIYPAMRATQLDPIEALRTE from the coding sequence GCCGTGGGCGCGCACGATAGCGACATCCTGTTGCAATTTCTGGTCGAAGCCCTGATGCTCTGTTTTTTGGGTGGTCTCATTGGGGTGGGGCTGGCATACAGCCTGGCAGCTTTGTTGGGGCAAGTGCCCACGTTTACCTTTACTGTTCTCATTCAGCCGGACTCCCTGGTTCTGGCCCTGGGCTTTAGCTTGCTGGCCGGCCTGATCTTTGGGATTTATCCGGCCATGCGGGCCACCCAACTCGATCCGATTGAAGCCCTAAGAACGGAATAA